From Candidatus Methylomirabilota bacterium, one genomic window encodes:
- a CDS encoding AAA family ATPase, with the protein MKIRKLQIQHYRSLREATIYPSDILALVGRNNSGKSNVLKALRLFFDGTVRGVSDEAFYNHDTNSPIRIVATFDNLSNWEMKQFGPWMDNKTLTVGRQIRCVGEDPYEISTLAVKRVPDCEWLDEEVISGEKIKEWWGNKETLKIGALDFAALLALGSSRLLTEVPRLPMSDRNPNPSTIS; encoded by the coding sequence ATGAAAATACGGAAACTCCAGATTCAACACTACCGCTCCTTGAGAGAAGCCACTATTTACCCAAGCGATATTCTCGCCCTTGTTGGACGGAACAATAGTGGAAAGTCCAACGTGCTGAAGGCCCTCCGACTATTTTTTGACGGAACAGTCAGAGGCGTCAGTGATGAAGCCTTCTACAATCACGATACAAACTCCCCCATCAGAATTGTAGCTACTTTCGACAATCTCAGCAATTGGGAGATGAAGCAGTTTGGCCCTTGGATGGACAACAAGACGCTGACCGTCGGCAGACAAATCCGCTGTGTTGGCGAGGACCCATACGAGATCAGCACTCTGGCAGTCAAAAGGGTTCCAGACTGTGAGTGGCTGGACGAAGAAGTGATCTCGGGGGAGAAGATAAAGGAGTGGTGGGGAAACAAGGAGACCTTGAAGATCGGAGCTTTGGATTTCGCTGCTCTCTTGGCATTGGGGTCAAGTCGCTTGTTGACGGAAGTTCCCCGGTTACCAATGTCTGACCGCAATCCTAATCCGTCTACGATCTCTTGA
- the clpB gene encoding ATP-dependent chaperone ClpB: MRFDQFTIKAQEAIDAARRHAVEMGHQAIDVEHLLLALVEQHDGVIPPLLQKLGANLQLLRTKLGEELERRPKVQGAEGQVYLTPHLEKVLQAALQEAEHLKDEYVSTEHLLLAIVEQAGGAVERILKEAGVSKDGVYAALAALRGGQRVTDPHPEEKYQALERYSQDLTDLARKGKLDPVIGRDDEIRRVIHVLSRRTKNNPVLIGEPGVGKTAIVEGLAERIANGDVPESLKNKRVVALDIGALVAGSKYRGEFEDRLKAVLKEITEAEGQIICFIDELHTLVGAGAAEGAVDASNMLKPALARGELRCIGATTLDEYRKRIEKDPALERRFQPIVVGQPTVEESISILRGLKEKYEVHHGVRIKDSALVAAAVLSHRYITDRFLPDKAIDLIDEAASRLRMEIESMPTEIDEVERRIRQLEVEREALRKETDSASQERLTHLEAEVANLRERSGALKARWEREKAVISKIREIKERLEQSRVEEQQAERQGDLGKVAELRYGVTAQLQRELDAEQQKLEAIQKEGMMLKEEVDEEDIAEVVAKWTGIPVTRLLEGETQKLLQMEAKIQERVVGQDEAISAVANAIRRARSGLQDPNRPLGSFIFLGPTGVGKTELARALAEFLFDDERAMVRLDMSEYVEKHTVSRLIGAPPGYVGYEEGGQLTEAVRRRPYSVLLLDEIEKAHADVFNILLQILDDGRLTDGQGRTVDFRNTIIIMTSNLGSHLIQELSDEEEIRKRTWEELRTHFRPEFLNRIDEVIIFHRLGISEIKQIVEIQLGQLKRRLTDRKIEITLSEEAKHHLAEVGFDPVYGARPLKRALQRLVLDPLATRILEGQFREGDHILVDAKDGQVEFSKAAAAPTT, encoded by the coding sequence ATGCGGTTTGATCAGTTCACGATCAAGGCCCAGGAGGCGATCGATGCCGCCCGCCGGCACGCCGTCGAGATGGGGCACCAGGCCATCGACGTGGAGCACCTGCTGCTCGCGCTGGTGGAACAGCACGATGGCGTAATTCCCCCGTTGCTCCAGAAGCTCGGTGCGAACCTTCAGCTCCTTCGAACGAAACTCGGCGAAGAGCTCGAGCGGCGCCCAAAGGTCCAGGGCGCCGAGGGGCAGGTGTACCTCACGCCCCATCTCGAAAAGGTGCTTCAGGCAGCCCTTCAGGAGGCGGAGCATCTGAAGGACGAGTACGTCTCGACCGAACATCTCCTTCTCGCCATTGTGGAACAGGCGGGTGGTGCCGTCGAACGAATCCTCAAGGAGGCGGGCGTCAGCAAGGATGGGGTCTATGCCGCCTTGGCCGCCCTGCGCGGCGGGCAACGGGTCACCGACCCACATCCGGAGGAGAAGTATCAGGCCCTGGAACGGTACAGCCAGGACCTGACCGATCTGGCGCGGAAGGGCAAGCTGGACCCGGTCATCGGCCGCGACGACGAGATCCGCCGCGTCATCCACGTCCTGTCCCGCCGGACCAAAAATAATCCAGTCCTGATCGGCGAGCCCGGCGTGGGGAAGACCGCCATCGTGGAGGGGCTAGCGGAACGGATTGCGAATGGGGATGTCCCCGAGTCCCTAAAGAACAAGCGGGTCGTGGCATTAGACATCGGCGCGCTGGTTGCCGGGTCCAAATACCGTGGGGAATTTGAAGACCGGCTGAAGGCAGTTCTCAAGGAGATCACCGAGGCGGAGGGGCAGATCATCTGCTTTATCGACGAGCTGCACACTCTGGTCGGGGCGGGAGCCGCCGAGGGGGCGGTAGATGCTTCCAACATGCTCAAGCCGGCGCTGGCCCGCGGTGAACTCCGCTGCATCGGTGCCACCACGCTGGACGAGTATCGGAAGCGGATCGAGAAGGATCCGGCTCTGGAACGACGGTTTCAGCCGATCGTCGTTGGTCAGCCGACAGTAGAAGAGAGCATTTCGATCCTCCGGGGCCTCAAGGAGAAGTACGAGGTGCATCACGGCGTCCGGATCAAGGACTCTGCCCTGGTCGCGGCCGCGGTTTTGAGCCATCGGTACATCACCGACCGCTTCCTGCCGGACAAGGCCATCGATCTCATCGATGAGGCCGCCTCCCGTCTCCGGATGGAGATTGAAAGCATGCCGACCGAGATCGACGAGGTGGAGCGCAGGATCCGCCAGCTCGAGGTAGAGCGGGAGGCCCTCCGGAAGGAAACAGATTCGGCCTCCCAGGAGCGCCTCACACATCTGGAGGCAGAGGTCGCCAATCTGCGCGAGCGATCAGGTGCACTGAAGGCGCGCTGGGAGCGGGAAAAAGCGGTCATCAGCAAAATTCGAGAGATCAAGGAACGCCTCGAGCAGAGCCGGGTGGAGGAGCAGCAGGCCGAACGGCAAGGGGACCTCGGCAAGGTGGCGGAGCTCCGTTACGGCGTCACCGCCCAGCTCCAGAGAGAACTCGATGCCGAGCAACAGAAGCTCGAGGCCATCCAGAAAGAAGGCATGATGCTCAAGGAGGAGGTGGACGAAGAGGATATCGCCGAGGTCGTGGCGAAGTGGACCGGCATCCCGGTGACTCGACTCCTGGAGGGGGAGACACAGAAACTGCTCCAGATGGAGGCAAAGATTCAGGAGCGGGTGGTGGGCCAGGATGAAGCCATCAGCGCTGTTGCCAACGCCATCCGCCGCGCCCGGTCAGGGCTCCAAGATCCCAACCGCCCCCTGGGCTCGTTCATCTTTCTGGGCCCCACAGGGGTGGGCAAGACGGAACTGGCGCGGGCACTCGCCGAGTTCCTCTTCGATGATGAGCGGGCCATGGTCCGTCTCGATATGTCAGAGTACGTGGAGAAGCATACGGTCTCCCGCCTGATCGGCGCTCCTCCCGGCTACGTAGGCTACGAAGAAGGGGGGCAACTGACCGAGGCAGTCAGACGCCGTCCATATTCCGTCCTCCTCCTTGACGAGATCGAAAAGGCGCACGCCGATGTCTTCAACATACTGCTCCAGATCCTGGATGACGGACGGCTGACCGACGGGCAGGGTCGGACCGTCGATTTCCGGAACACGATCATCATCATGACCTCGAACCTGGGTAGCCACCTCATTCAGGAACTGTCCGACGAGGAAGAAATCCGCAAACGGACTTGGGAGGAACTCCGGACTCACTTCCGTCCGGAGTTCCTCAACCGGATTGACGAGGTCATCATCTTCCACCGCCTCGGCATTTCCGAAATCAAGCAGATCGTGGAGATTCAGCTCGGGCAACTGAAGCGGAGGCTCACCGATCGCAAGATCGAGATCACCCTCTCGGAAGAGGCCAAACACCACCTAGCCGAGGTCGGCTTCGATCCGGTCTATGGGGCACGACCTCTCAAGCGCGCGCTGCAACGGCTCGTGCTAGACCCGCTGGCCACACGGATCCTAGAGGGGCAGTTCAGGGAGGGCGACCACATCCTCGTCGATGCCAAGGACGGCCAAGTGGAATTCAGCAAGGCCGCAGCGGCCCCCACGACATAG
- a CDS encoding uroporphyrinogen decarboxylase, which yields MTRGKMTKAERIYAAIERKAVDRPPVSFWRHFPDVDEDPFTLAEVLLAFHAHYDLDFIKVMPTGVYCVEDWGCRVAYRGSLEGSRVCIDHAVKHPNDWKGIRILDPKEGALGRELTCLREVVKGRRDDAPILQTVFSPLTITKKLAGDERFLDDLRERPALIHAALEAVTETMSRFVVACLGSKADGIFFATQVVASDLLTAEEHRIFAEPYDRRVLEQAAKRSSFSILHVHGLDIPFDVMATYPIPAINWHDRRTAPSLEEAQELFPGAVVGGLNEIETLRKGPEEAVRAEVKDALRQTGGLGHILAPGCGFPVDVPEAHLRAVRTAVEEWQ from the coding sequence ATGACGCGGGGAAAAATGACTAAGGCAGAGCGGATTTACGCAGCGATAGAGCGCAAAGCGGTCGACCGGCCCCCGGTCAGTTTCTGGCGCCATTTTCCCGACGTGGATGAGGACCCGTTCACCTTGGCTGAGGTCCTTCTCGCCTTTCACGCCCACTATGACTTAGATTTCATCAAGGTCATGCCCACCGGGGTCTACTGTGTGGAGGACTGGGGCTGTCGAGTGGCGTACCGCGGCAGCCTGGAAGGCTCCCGGGTTTGTATCGATCATGCGGTGAAGCACCCGAACGACTGGAAGGGGATCCGCATCCTCGATCCCAAGGAAGGGGCGTTGGGCCGAGAACTCACATGCCTTCGCGAGGTGGTGAAGGGACGCCGGGACGACGCCCCGATCCTTCAGACCGTCTTCAGTCCTTTGACCATCACAAAAAAGCTGGCTGGTGATGAGCGATTCTTGGACGACCTGCGGGAAAGGCCTGCCCTCATCCATGCAGCCCTCGAAGCGGTCACCGAGACCATGAGTCGATTTGTGGTCGCCTGTCTGGGATCCAAGGCGGACGGGATCTTCTTTGCCACGCAGGTGGTAGCGTCCGACCTCTTGACCGCCGAAGAGCACCGAATCTTCGCAGAACCGTACGACAGGCGGGTCTTGGAGCAGGCCGCCAAGCGGAGCTCTTTTTCCATCCTGCACGTCCACGGTCTGGATATCCCGTTCGATGTGATGGCGACATATCCAATTCCAGCCATCAACTGGCATGACCGGCGAACCGCACCCTCTCTGGAAGAGGCACAGGAGCTGTTTCCCGGCGCAGTGGTGGGCGGGCTCAATGAGATCGAAACCCTTCGGAAAGGACCAGAGGAAGCAGTCCGGGCTGAAGTCAAGGATGCCCTGAGGCAGACAGGGGGCCTCGGGCACATCCTGGCGCCTGGTTGCGGGTTTCCCGTTGATGTTCCCGAGGCCCACCTCCGGGCAGTCCGGACCGCAGTCGAGGAGTGGCAATGA
- a CDS encoding DUF948 domain-containing protein, whose amino-acid sequence MNEPLDIIIAVAVGLIALAAVAVVIALVPMIRKARQILSRVDTLIESTERDVRQTVGEVREAVHNVNQISGGVHKNMDQLSGTVKALEGFGETLRNTSDIIRTSIHPHLLSFAALLVGLKTGSWYLLRKIFLKRRR is encoded by the coding sequence ATGAACGAGCCGCTAGACATCATCATTGCCGTCGCTGTCGGACTCATCGCCCTCGCTGCCGTGGCAGTCGTCATCGCCCTCGTCCCCATGATTCGTAAGGCCCGGCAGATACTGAGTCGGGTCGATACCCTGATCGAATCGACCGAGAGGGATGTCCGTCAGACCGTGGGCGAGGTTCGCGAGGCAGTGCATAACGTGAACCAGATCTCGGGAGGGGTCCATAAGAACATGGATCAGTTGAGCGGTACCGTCAAGGCCCTAGAGGGATTCGGTGAGACCCTCCGAAACACAAGCGACATTATCCGGACCAGCATCCACCCGCATCTCCTTTCCTTTGCGGCCTTGTTAGTAGGACTCAAGACGGGAAGCTGGTATCTACTGCGGAAAATCTTTTTAAAAAGGAGGAGGTGA
- a CDS encoding CoA transferase, producing MQPLDGIKVIDFSRVLAGPYCAMILADLGAEVVKIEEPTRGDEARGVGPFLNGVSAYFMSINRGKKSVALNIKNPKGGDLATQLTARADILVENFRPGTMDRLGLGYEALTKVNPRLIYAACSGFGQTGPYRHRGAYDMVIQGMGGIMSITGEPGGMPLKTGPAIGDLVGGLFTVIGILAALQARERIGEGQMVDIGMLDCQVALLENAIIRYTTTGEIPGPLGARHPSIAPFEAFEAKDGYVIFAVGTPHWERFCRIIGREDLLQDPRFATNALRAENHAALQPVIADVAKTRTVREWIKVMEKVGVPCGPINRIDQVVADPQVQARGMIAAIHDPEVGVTRLPGSPIKLSRTPGRVDRPAPRLGEHTADVFKEWLGLEAQTIDALKQEQIIA from the coding sequence ATGCAACCCCTGGACGGCATTAAGGTCATTGATTTCTCCCGGGTGCTGGCGGGACCCTACTGCGCCATGATCCTCGCGGACCTGGGAGCAGAGGTGGTCAAGATCGAGGAACCCACTCGGGGTGACGAGGCCCGAGGCGTCGGTCCTTTCCTGAACGGTGTGAGTGCCTATTTCATGAGCATCAACCGGGGCAAAAAGAGCGTAGCCCTCAACATCAAAAATCCGAAGGGAGGAGATCTCGCCACACAGCTCACTGCCCGGGCCGACATCCTGGTGGAAAACTTTCGTCCCGGAACCATGGACCGCCTGGGCCTCGGGTACGAGGCATTGACCAAGGTCAACCCGAGGCTGATTTATGCCGCTTGCTCTGGCTTTGGTCAGACTGGCCCCTACCGGCACCGAGGCGCCTACGACATGGTTATTCAGGGGATGGGGGGAATCATGTCGATCACGGGTGAGCCGGGAGGGATGCCCTTAAAAACCGGGCCGGCCATTGGCGATCTCGTGGGTGGCCTTTTTACGGTCATCGGCATCCTCGCCGCCCTGCAGGCCCGGGAACGGATCGGCGAGGGACAGATGGTGGATATCGGGATGCTCGATTGTCAGGTCGCCCTTCTGGAGAATGCGATTATCCGGTATACTACCACCGGCGAGATTCCGGGACCGCTAGGTGCCCGCCACCCCTCGATCGCACCGTTCGAGGCCTTTGAAGCCAAAGACGGTTATGTTATCTTTGCCGTGGGGACCCCCCACTGGGAACGTTTCTGTCGCATCATCGGTCGTGAAGACTTGTTACAAGACCCTCGCTTTGCCACGAACGCCTTGCGCGCGGAAAACCATGCAGCCCTGCAACCCGTCATCGCCGATGTCGCGAAGACCAGAACAGTCCGGGAATGGATCAAGGTCATGGAAAAGGTAGGCGTCCCGTGTGGTCCCATTAACCGCATCGACCAAGTGGTGGCGGATCCTCAGGTTCAGGCGCGAGGGATGATCGCTGCCATCCACGATCCCGAGGTCGGGGTGACCCGCCTTCCCGGGTCACCCATCAAACTCTCACGGACTCCCGGTCGCGTCGACCGTCCAGCGCCACGACTCGGCGAACATACGGCCGACGTCTTCAAAGAGTGGCTGGGGCTCGAGGCACAGACGATTGATGCACTAAAGCAGGAACAGATCATCGCATGA
- the ribB gene encoding 3,4-dihydroxy-2-butanone-4-phosphate synthase: protein MNDYPVEQAIRALREGLMVVVADDEVRESEGVLILAAERVTPGAVNMMAREARGIVCVALTGERLEALKIPVMIPEQPASGDITYCVSVDARAGTTTGISVYDRAATIQTLVDPKARPEDLVRPGHIFPLRAKEGGVLTRAAQAEAALDLCRLAGLYPGAVLCAILTEEGEAAQFPELQAFVDRHGLAILTVKAVIDFRMRRDKLVKCLATTTLPTEYGTFQSNLYESQVDGRHHLALVLGEVTASDEVLVRVQSECLPGDALRSLRCDCGEKLRASLDLIGKAGKGVLVYIRGPAGGVGWTNHLTPPDSPGPPEPPRGRMDLREYGIGAQILVDLGLIRIRLLTSNPRRIVGLEGFGLHVVERVPIDLTGKKAQGAQ from the coding sequence ATGAACGATTATCCGGTGGAGCAAGCGATCCGGGCCCTCCGCGAAGGCCTGATGGTGGTGGTGGCCGATGACGAGGTCAGGGAAAGTGAAGGTGTGCTGATTCTCGCGGCGGAGCGGGTGACCCCTGGAGCAGTAAACATGATGGCCCGCGAGGCCAGGGGTATTGTCTGTGTGGCTCTCACGGGGGAGCGCCTTGAGGCCCTCAAGATCCCGGTCATGATTCCGGAGCAGCCGGCTTCCGGGGACATCACCTATTGTGTCTCGGTCGATGCCAGGGCGGGAACGACCACCGGCATCTCGGTCTATGATCGCGCCGCCACCATTCAGACGTTGGTCGATCCCAAGGCTCGGCCCGAGGATCTGGTCCGGCCCGGCCACATCTTTCCGCTGCGGGCTAAGGAAGGGGGAGTCCTCACCCGCGCGGCACAGGCGGAAGCTGCGCTTGATCTCTGTCGGCTGGCCGGCCTCTACCCAGGGGCCGTCCTTTGCGCCATTCTGACGGAGGAGGGGGAAGCCGCCCAGTTCCCAGAACTTCAAGCCTTTGTCGATCGCCACGGCCTGGCGATTCTAACCGTCAAAGCGGTGATCGACTTTCGGATGCGGCGAGACAAGCTCGTCAAGTGCCTCGCGACCACCACGTTGCCCACTGAGTACGGCACCTTCCAGAGCAACCTGTACGAGAGCCAGGTGGATGGCCGGCATCACCTGGCTCTGGTCCTGGGTGAGGTGACGGCTTCAGACGAGGTGCTGGTACGGGTGCAATCCGAGTGTCTTCCCGGCGACGCCCTCCGGTCGCTTCGCTGCGACTGCGGTGAAAAGCTCCGCGCCTCCTTAGACCTCATTGGCAAGGCAGGAAAGGGGGTCCTCGTTTATATCCGGGGGCCGGCCGGCGGAGTGGGGTGGACAAACCACCTCACACCTCCAGACAGTCCCGGGCCGCCTGAGCCCCCTCGGGGTCGGATGGACCTCCGGGAGTACGGTATTGGCGCCCAGATCTTGGTCGACCTGGGCCTCATCCGGATCCGGTTGCTGACCAGCAATCCTCGGCGCATCGTGGGACTGGAAGGCTTCGGGCTTCATGTGGTCGAGCGGGTTCCCATCGATTTGACCGGCAAGAAAGCGCAAGGTGCCCAGTGA
- a CDS encoding ABC transporter substrate-binding protein, translating to MERRKFLLTAGGALAATGVTVVDVPHVIARPKYQWRMVTTWTHSLDVLQGNAKRFARIVETMSDGRLKIKVFAAGELVPAFGAFEACQQGTVEMYNGAAYYWAGKEPATQWFTSVPFGMNAQGQYAWCYAGGGLKLWEETYKPFDLVPRPSASTGVQMGGWFRKKIKTITDYNGLKIRIPGLGGKVVSKAGATVVLIPPGEIYPALERGVIDAAELVGPHDDLKLGLYQAAQYYYYPGWHEPGAITEFVFNRNAYESLPVDLRRILDCAAMAIQTLAYTEYDAKNAMALKRFRTEFQEKVEILQFPAEVMTALKQLADEVKREESERSPMAKKVYASYTKFQHLISDWGRISEAPYHALIAG from the coding sequence ATGGAACGGCGCAAATTTCTTTTGACGGCTGGAGGGGCGCTGGCGGCCACGGGTGTGACGGTCGTCGACGTGCCACACGTCATCGCCCGGCCTAAGTATCAGTGGCGCATGGTGACGACGTGGACCCACTCGCTTGATGTACTGCAGGGGAACGCCAAAAGATTTGCACGGATCGTCGAAACGATGAGCGACGGTCGCCTCAAGATCAAAGTCTTCGCGGCGGGCGAGTTGGTCCCGGCCTTCGGCGCCTTCGAAGCTTGCCAACAAGGGACGGTCGAAATGTACAACGGCGCAGCCTACTACTGGGCCGGAAAGGAGCCGGCGACGCAGTGGTTTACGTCGGTCCCCTTTGGCATGAACGCGCAGGGTCAGTACGCCTGGTGCTATGCCGGGGGCGGGCTCAAGCTCTGGGAGGAAACGTACAAGCCCTTCGACCTTGTGCCGCGTCCATCTGCCTCCACGGGGGTGCAAATGGGAGGGTGGTTCCGGAAAAAAATCAAGACGATTACTGACTACAACGGCCTCAAAATCCGGATTCCCGGCCTGGGCGGCAAGGTGGTGTCAAAGGCCGGCGCAACGGTCGTCCTGATACCTCCCGGCGAGATTTACCCAGCCCTCGAACGCGGGGTCATCGACGCGGCAGAGCTGGTCGGTCCTCACGACGATCTGAAACTCGGGCTTTACCAGGCCGCTCAGTACTACTATTATCCCGGCTGGCACGAGCCCGGAGCCATAACTGAATTCGTGTTCAACCGTAACGCCTACGAGTCGCTCCCGGTCGACCTGCGCCGAATCCTGGACTGTGCCGCCATGGCGATTCAGACGCTGGCGTACACGGAATACGATGCGAAAAACGCGATGGCGTTGAAAAGGTTCCGCACGGAATTCCAGGAAAAAGTGGAGATTCTTCAGTTTCCGGCGGAAGTGATGACGGCGCTGAAGCAGCTCGCGGACGAGGTCAAGCGAGAGGAATCTGAAAGGAGTCCGATGGCCAAGAAGGTCTATGCGTCCTACACCAAGTTCCAGCACTTGATCAGCGACTGGGGCCGCATTTCCGAAGCCCCCTACCACGCACTCATCGCCGGCTGA
- a CDS encoding YtxH domain-containing protein: MSDERGFGGAALALAFLLGGTFGALTALLNAPESGRRTRVRIRRLTEDLQERAGDVAGEVRERVDDVIDQGRDSVLSAFEAGKDAFKREREKLTSSSD, encoded by the coding sequence ATGAGTGATGAACGTGGATTTGGCGGGGCGGCCCTCGCGTTGGCTTTTCTCCTCGGGGGTACCTTCGGAGCTCTCACTGCCTTGCTCAACGCTCCAGAATCAGGAAGGCGCACCCGGGTGCGGATCCGCCGGCTCACCGAAGATCTCCAGGAGCGGGCCGGGGATGTGGCCGGGGAGGTCCGGGAGCGAGTCGATGACGTGATCGACCAGGGCCGAGATTCCGTCCTCTCCGCCTTTGAGGCCGGGAAGGATGCCTTCAAGCGAGAGCGGGAAAAGCTCACATCTTCTTCTGACTGA
- a CDS encoding HIT family protein, whose protein sequence is MSGCLFCQIARGDRHAHTVFEKEGTVAFLDIFPCTPGHTLVIPRQHYPTLDEMPAEEAGRLFHVAAVVAGKVQAAMGAAGFNLGVNNGKAAGQEVFHVHIHIIPRYPNDGGGSMKSVARMRGEKDIEQIATKIRQTFTRS, encoded by the coding sequence GTGAGCGGGTGCCTCTTTTGCCAGATCGCTCGGGGCGACCGACACGCCCATACGGTGTTCGAGAAGGAAGGGACGGTTGCCTTCCTCGATATCTTTCCCTGCACGCCTGGGCACACGCTGGTCATTCCCCGCCAGCACTACCCAACCCTAGACGAGATGCCTGCCGAAGAGGCCGGGAGGCTTTTTCACGTGGCGGCTGTGGTGGCCGGGAAAGTTCAGGCGGCCATGGGAGCGGCAGGCTTCAATCTAGGGGTCAATAACGGCAAGGCGGCCGGGCAAGAGGTCTTTCACGTCCACATCCATATCATCCCCCGGTATCCGAACGACGGAGGCGGCAGCATGAAGAGCGTAGCCCGGATGAGGGGCGAAAAAGATATCGAACAGATTGCCACAAAGATCCGCCAGACCTTCACTCGCTCCTGA